One Pleurocapsa sp. PCC 7327 DNA segment encodes these proteins:
- a CDS encoding cation-translocating P-type ATPase — translation MTTSYSSHCLPVQQQSWHTYPVEKTLEILGSDAQQGLTTDEAEQRLKHYGINEIQETAGRSNWEILLDQFKNIMLLMLIAVAIVSGVLDVVELQNAAAPKEGVPFKDTIAILLIVILNGVLGYLQESRAEKALAALKRLSSPKVQVIRDGQRIEVDAPTLVPGDIMLLEAGAQLCADGQVIEASSLQVRESALTGEAQAVHKHQINPGLAEDTPLGDRRNMVFTGTEVIQGRAKVIVTRTGMETELGKIAQMLQLVETEATPLQQRMGQLGNVLVSGSLILVALVIAIGVIQAGWGQLQKLVEVSLSMAVAVVPEGLPAVITVTLALGTQRMVRRNALIRKLPAVETLGSVNVICSDKTGTLTQNKMVVREVDLLESGFQVTGEGYAPIGEFLDEDGRALAIENYLELQVLLMACALCNDAQLTQQGQEEWKIVGDPTEGALLALAGKAGFHQQALSRHFKRVEEIPFSSERKRMSVICWSGNWAIGDRLAESLSLKAVSYLMFTKGSPELVLEHCQFSQLGDRILSLTHEQRQQILQMNNDMAGRGLRVLGFAYKPLEAIPEVDSAETIEQNLIWLGLVGMLDAPRPEVKEAVAKCREAGIRTIMITGDHQLTAQAIGKQLGIIQEGDRILTGRELEKLSQSQLEEEVDRVRIYARVAPEHKLRIVQALQKRGKFVAMTGDGVNDAPALKQADIGIAMGITGTDVSKEASDMVLLDDNFATIVAATEEGRVVYNNIRLFVKYILGSNIGEVITIAAAPLLGVPDVPLTPLQILWMNLVTDGLPALALAVEPADPNIMRRLPFSSKESIFARGLGSYIIRIGLIFSIISISLMIWSFTQARQVGHPDSWKTMVFTTLCLAQMGHAIAVRSSTRLTIEMNPLSNPYLLAAVMITTIFQLMLIYVEPLRRFFGTQFLTMEQLLICIGFSTLMFVWVELEKLLIRWFLSRKRAS, via the coding sequence GTGACTACATCTTATTCTTCCCATTGTTTGCCCGTACAGCAACAATCTTGGCATACTTATCCAGTTGAAAAAACCCTAGAAATCTTAGGCAGCGATGCCCAACAAGGACTGACAACTGATGAAGCCGAACAGCGCCTAAAGCATTACGGAATTAACGAAATCCAAGAAACGGCGGGTCGAAGTAACTGGGAAATCTTACTCGATCAATTCAAAAACATCATGCTGCTGATGCTGATCGCTGTCGCGATCGTCTCTGGAGTTCTGGATGTGGTCGAATTACAGAACGCAGCTGCCCCAAAGGAGGGGGTTCCTTTTAAAGATACTATTGCCATATTATTAATCGTCATCCTCAACGGCGTTCTGGGCTACTTGCAAGAAAGCCGTGCCGAGAAAGCCTTGGCCGCACTCAAGCGCCTTTCCTCTCCTAAGGTACAAGTCATTCGGGACGGGCAAAGGATAGAAGTTGACGCGCCGACGTTAGTACCGGGAGACATCATGTTGCTCGAAGCGGGAGCGCAATTGTGTGCGGACGGGCAAGTCATCGAAGCTTCAAGCTTGCAAGTGAGGGAATCGGCGCTGACGGGAGAGGCGCAGGCAGTACACAAACATCAAATTAACCCTGGATTAGCCGAAGATACCCCTTTAGGCGATCGCCGCAATATGGTCTTCACGGGAACCGAAGTCATTCAAGGGCGTGCCAAGGTTATCGTCACTAGGACGGGCATGGAGACGGAACTCGGTAAAATTGCTCAGATGCTTCAATTGGTAGAAACCGAAGCCACTCCCCTGCAACAGCGAATGGGGCAATTAGGCAACGTCCTAGTTTCCGGCTCTTTGATTTTAGTCGCACTCGTCATTGCCATTGGAGTCATTCAGGCAGGTTGGGGACAATTACAAAAATTGGTAGAAGTTTCCCTGAGCATGGCAGTAGCCGTCGTTCCCGAAGGCTTGCCTGCCGTCATTACCGTGACCTTGGCACTGGGAACGCAGCGCATGGTCAGGCGCAACGCGCTGATTCGCAAATTACCAGCCGTAGAAACTCTTGGTTCTGTCAACGTCATCTGCTCGGATAAAACGGGAACGCTCACCCAAAATAAAATGGTGGTTCGAGAAGTCGATCTTCTTGAGAGCGGCTTCCAAGTGACGGGAGAAGGATATGCACCTATAGGAGAATTTCTCGATGAAGACGGGCGAGCGCTCGCGATCGAAAACTATCTGGAATTGCAGGTATTGTTAATGGCTTGCGCGCTATGTAACGACGCTCAACTTACCCAGCAGGGACAAGAGGAATGGAAGATCGTTGGCGATCCCACGGAAGGGGCATTGCTTGCCCTAGCAGGAAAAGCAGGTTTCCATCAGCAAGCCCTCAGTCGCCACTTCAAGCGAGTGGAAGAAATTCCTTTTTCCTCCGAACGCAAGCGGATGAGCGTTATTTGTTGGTCTGGGAATTGGGCGATCGGCGACCGGTTGGCTGAAAGCTTATCGCTAAAAGCTGTAAGCTATTTAATGTTTACCAAAGGCTCGCCAGAGTTAGTCTTAGAGCATTGTCAATTCTCTCAACTCGGCGATCGCATCCTGTCTCTGACCCACGAGCAACGACAGCAAATTCTCCAAATGAATAACGACATGGCAGGGCGCGGGTTGCGAGTGTTGGGATTTGCTTACAAACCTCTGGAAGCTATTCCAGAGGTTGACTCGGCGGAAACAATCGAACAAAATTTGATTTGGCTGGGGTTAGTGGGCATGTTAGATGCCCCAAGACCAGAAGTCAAAGAGGCAGTCGCCAAATGCCGCGAGGCAGGCATTCGCACGATAATGATTACCGGAGACCACCAGTTAACGGCGCAGGCAATCGGCAAACAATTGGGAATCATTCAGGAGGGCGATCGCATCCTCACGGGACGAGAGTTGGAAAAGCTCTCCCAAAGCCAGCTAGAAGAAGAAGTCGATCGCGTTAGGATCTATGCCCGCGTCGCCCCCGAACACAAACTGCGGATCGTACAAGCGCTTCAGAAGCGAGGTAAATTTGTAGCCATGACGGGAGATGGGGTAAACGATGCTCCCGCGCTCAAACAAGCAGACATCGGCATTGCCATGGGAATTACCGGAACCGATGTCAGTAAAGAAGCGAGCGATATGGTTCTTCTAGACGACAACTTTGCCACCATCGTTGCCGCTACAGAAGAAGGCAGGGTTGTGTACAACAATATACGTCTTTTTGTCAAGTATATTCTTGGCAGCAATATCGGCGAAGTCATTACCATCGCTGCCGCACCGCTTTTGGGAGTGCCAGACGTTCCCCTAACACCGCTACAAATTCTCTGGATGAACTTGGTTACGGATGGATTGCCTGCCTTGGCGCTAGCGGTAGAACCCGCCGATCCCAATATCATGCGCCGTCTGCCTTTTAGTTCCAAAGAAAGCATTTTTGCTAGAGGATTAGGCTCTTACATCATTCGTATCGGTCTGATTTTCTCTATTATTAGCATCAGTTTAATGATCTGGTCGTTTACCCAAGCCCGCCAAGTCGGCCATCCCGATAGTTGGAAAACGATGGTATTTACAACGCTGTGTCTGGCGCAAATGGGTCACGCGATCGCAGTTCGTTCGAGTACTCGGCTTACTATAGAAATGAATCCTCTCTCCAATCCCTATTTACTCGCCGCAGTCATGATAACAACTATCTTCCAGTTAATGTTGATCTACGTCGAACCCTTACGAAGATTTTTTGGCACCCAGTTTCTCACCATGGAGCAGTTACTTATCTGTATAGGCTTTAGTACTTTAATGTTCGTGTGGGTTGAATTAGAGAAATTATTGATTCGTTGGTTTCTTTCCAGAAAGAGAGCTAGTTAG
- the glnA gene encoding type I glutamate--ammonia ligase has translation MPETPQEVLKMIQDNNIQIIDLKFIDMPGIWQHCSFYRNQIDESSFVDGVPFDGSSIRGWKAINESDMAMVPDPKTAWIDPFYKEPTLSMICSIKEPRTGEWYTRDPRSIAQKAVDFLKSTGIGDTAFFGPEAEFFVFDDVRFDQTESQAYYYVDSVEGRWNTGRMEEGGNLGYKPRYKEGYFPVAPTDTLQDMRTEMLLTMGKCGVPIEKHHHEVATGGQNELGIRFATLIDAADYLMTYKYVIKNVAKKYGKSVTFMPKPLFNDNGSGMHTHQSIWKDGQPLFWGDGYANLSKMALNYIGGLLKHAPALLALTNPTTNSYKRLVPGFEAPVNLAYSQGNRSASIRIPLSGTNPKAKRLEFRCPDATCNPYLAFAAMLCAGIDGIKNEIDPGDPLDVDIYDLSPEELAKVPSTPGSLEAALENLEKDRAFLTDSGVFTEDFIQTWIEYKLDNEVNPMRLRPHPYEFALYYDA, from the coding sequence ATGCCCGAAACGCCCCAAGAAGTCTTGAAGATGATTCAAGACAACAACATTCAAATAATCGACCTCAAATTCATTGACATGCCGGGGATCTGGCAGCACTGCTCTTTTTATCGAAATCAAATTGACGAAAGTTCTTTCGTTGATGGGGTTCCTTTTGATGGTTCGAGCATTCGGGGTTGGAAAGCCATTAATGAATCCGACATGGCAATGGTACCCGATCCAAAAACTGCATGGATCGATCCCTTCTACAAAGAGCCAACCTTGAGCATGATCTGTAGCATTAAAGAGCCTCGCACGGGGGAATGGTATACTCGCGATCCTCGCTCTATTGCTCAAAAAGCCGTTGATTTCTTAAAAAGTACTGGCATTGGCGATACGGCTTTTTTTGGTCCTGAAGCTGAATTCTTCGTTTTTGATGACGTTCGCTTCGATCAAACCGAAAGTCAAGCTTATTATTATGTAGACAGCGTTGAAGGTCGCTGGAATACGGGTCGCATGGAAGAAGGCGGCAACTTGGGTTACAAGCCTCGCTATAAAGAGGGCTATTTTCCCGTTGCTCCCACGGATACGCTGCAAGATATGCGTACCGAAATGCTGCTGACGATGGGCAAATGCGGCGTGCCTATCGAAAAGCACCATCACGAGGTAGCAACTGGAGGACAAAATGAGTTAGGTATCCGCTTTGCTACGCTGATTGATGCGGCTGACTACCTAATGACCTACAAGTATGTCATCAAAAACGTTGCCAAGAAGTACGGCAAAAGCGTCACTTTCATGCCCAAACCCCTGTTCAACGACAACGGTTCTGGGATGCACACTCACCAGTCTATCTGGAAAGACGGACAACCCCTCTTCTGGGGCGACGGCTATGCTAACTTGAGCAAGATGGCGTTGAATTATATCGGCGGTTTGCTCAAACACGCTCCCGCTCTCCTAGCGTTAACTAACCCAACAACCAACTCCTACAAGCGTTTGGTGCCTGGTTTTGAAGCGCCCGTAAACCTTGCCTACTCTCAAGGAAACCGTTCGGCTTCTATTCGCATTCCCCTATCCGGCACAAATCCCAAGGCAAAGCGTCTGGAGTTCCGCTGTCCCGATGCTACCTGTAACCCTTATCTGGCTTTTGCTGCGATGCTTTGTGCGGGTATTGATGGCATTAAGAACGAAATCGATCCGGGCGATCCTTTAGATGTTGATATCTACGATCTCAGCCCCGAAGAGTTGGCTAAAGTTCCTTCTACTCCCGGCTCTCTAGAAGCTGCTTTGGAGAATTTGGAAAAGGATCGTGCCTTCTTGACGGATTCGGGGGTCTTTACCGAAGACTTCATCCAAACCTGGATCGAATACAAACTCGACAACGAAGTAAACCCGATGCGCCTGCGTCCTCATCCCTACGAGTTTGCGCTCTACTACGATGCGTAA